GAgtatttctctttcgctcggcgaagcaacaaattccttggtcaagtggttgaacaaggtcgtatccggaggggtatggagaaggtaaggacgattcaagaacggaagatccccacgacagtgaaggagttgcgttcctttcttggccttactagatactgtaggaagttcattgaggggtattcgcggagaatgactccaatgacaaaactactgggaaggtattattggccgcacaggtgggatgatgtggttgattataccaaaacttgtctcacttgccaacaagacaaaggggagcggaagaagtatggtactttcatgaccgcaccaaagtactgtttggtagaggagacgacacaattattccttgtgactgttgtgaactATTGGGGTGTtctccaagttattatttgtgaccaaaacttaatgttcactgacaacttcttgacagaatttttcaagatattcaggtcacatattgacatctcttTGAGTTCTCACCGATagacagacggacagatgaagagattcagagatttgctagatgagtacttgtgccattttgtcaacgacaaccagaagaatggcgtgcaactaattgatgtggctccgttctgtggcaacgcccaaaggcgctcaacaaccaacaagagcccttttgagcttgttataggccaactgctgctgttacctcacacagtgggcgagtcgtacagacgaaagagtcccaaagcgtacatcttcaccagtgaagggagacagaatgcagagttttCCCAAACctatctagagaaagcttctgagcagatgaagaagtgggcagataaggggagaagaccgcagtttcatgtcagctgcctcaagtcgttcaacgccaacaccaatgacctaaGCAGAAGTCAGTTCAACAGAacagagttgaagatagtgcaacctgacagatatgacgttgaagagatccttgcagacaaaaagttcatatcctcaaggaagaagcggcagaagtttctagtgaagtggaaatgccttggtgacaaagaaatcagttggatttctgcggaagatattcaactgttcgtggacaaatttgaagtgtacctaccaccaaaagtctacaaggacgtcgaccgcataagtgggggagaatgtcacgagttaAGTTTGTTCAGAGCATTAtgtttgcctgtgaccgcttatctcgtgtgcttgggatgggtttccatcatgtaaatactagtgtatggttattttctgctaatagtctttgtaagccaaataaggtagtatgactccttagtcactttgatgtttcctagtgcgaGGATGATAATtgcataaaaacctctttaagaggagggtgagtgttcatcagtcattgtaaaattcactagcaattgtcaacgtgcttaacCTACTTGCTTCGCTCGCTAAGTACATCATGTCAacagaggatttgttaatgaattacatttgcttcaatgtttactgcttgcttgccacggctctcatgaattgattactgtttccgctgctatctgaatgaatgttaatgaaagtgattcgtggatgaatgttgataaacgataggctggctagttaaacaagagtgctttagctagcgccgcacggcccttcacaacgatGTGAAAAATAGTCAGAcccttcacaatggtgtgaaaaatagtcggaccgtgacaatCATCCATGGAATCTAATGAAAAtgtaaaattgaataataatctaagaagaaaaaaaaaacaattatgaTTGTTTTGAAAACCGCAACCGAATGGATGGAGTCTGAAATTTTCAGAATATCTCAATAGTGGAACTTCATTGCAATCACATTTTGAAATGGGTATAGAGCACGTGGTTAagacaagaaaaaaagaaaaagaaaaaggttctCCAAATAATTTTCCAAGAACCAAGTGGAGGGCATGTAAGTGTTTGAACAGTTGCTCCTATTTTAACAAGAAGAGCGAGGAGGAAAAGATGAATACCGGCCTAGTTTCGAGGACGGCTGCCGAAGACGCTCGAACATTTGGGCGGACAACTCGTGTAGAAAAAGGCGTCGAGGGTTTCCAGAAATACCACCTGGAGTTGGCATGGCCCGCCATGAACGCTGATATGAAGCTGCTTATGAGTGTCGCCATAGCCCCTCTCTCTGAAGCTCCGATTTTCTGGCGCAGATGCCCCCTCTGTCTCTGTATCAGCCAACAACAGAAAGTCAGATACAATTATCCTCGTTTAAAAATTGAACCATTTGATTCATTTGAAGATATATTGTCCCAAAAGAGatgtgaattttttttctttttttggccTTTCTAATACCTACACGTCAGTGACGTTCCTCAATCACAAATTACAGGGGTTGAACCATCAACTAATTGAATattagattatttatttatttatttatttttggtgggGGGCGTGGCAATTCAAATTTTGTCTTTAAAACTCTTCAAATCCAAAAATAAGTGAaggtttattttctttttaagatAAGGATACCGAGTTTTTtacataaatattaattttttaattaagaaaaatataattGTAGGATTCTTGATCAACTATTTACAAAAATATGTCAAAACAAAAACCGACTTATGGAAAGTAGTCGAGATGTGATcacaagagggaggtgaattgagtatttttaaaatttatttttgaaagtttaatcaattttaaatgttATGATTTTACAAGTGCTCTAACTTCTGAATAACAACAGTGTTTTTAACACATAATTTTGCCAATTTATACGTCCTTAAATACTACTAAGTTTAAACAAAGATTTCAATATGTAACCAACTACACAATATTGACAATACTCGCAacaaaacaatattaataaaaatatgctcAGCCACAAGATAATTTATGCTATGAGCCTATGATTTGAGTAAGTGATAAATCAACACAATAAAATTCCCAGCATATTAAATCAGTATGATATGCGTAACTACTGTGGATttcaatcaataaaaataatcataGCATTCACAGCAGATACAAATCAAAGTAAATATGCTTAGATGAGTAAGAGTTAAGGTAGAgagtgacaccagattttttacaaggctcgGCAATCGTGCCTACGTCTTTGTCTTAAGCAACCCACTATGCGGATTCACTAATAAGAATtaaggtgtaattccaagagaatggtgaattaagtttttaaaattttctcaataATTTTAGTTTACGAATACCTTAGTTAAGTATTACCCTTTTCAAATTAACTTCCAACAGTCGCACAAACACAATAACACTATTCAGCATTAACTCCGCCTGTGTTTGTTTCATAGTTGTAACATTTCCCCACACACAGCTGGTCTCAGGCCCAGTAAAGGAGGAGGATTGTATTAGGTAGTTTATAGCTAGCATAAGACTTTTTCAAATGCGTATGCATGGATCCTTACCAAATGAGTGGTGGGAAGGACTCGTATAGCAAACCCTGCATAACAAAACTTATGGCTGTggtgttattgtttttatttccCTTCAACATCAAGCAAGAGCTTCTTCAAGAGAATATTAAATTTTCTTAACTGTGTGTAGAAAACATTTAATAGATCTGCCTGCTGGAAACCAGAAGAAAATTACAAATTATATTGGTCGCATGTTACACTTGCACTGATCCCTGTTTATTTTGGCTCTTGCCTTGCAATTGAATAAATAGCGAGGTTGGGGCTCTGGATACTTTCGGTCTTCCTCTTGACGGGTGGGTTggcgtgtgtgtatatatatcgTATGTGAGATGACAATTCACAATTAGGGCAAGCACAAGGTATGTTTCTAATAAAGATCCTATCATGGACTGCAGACAGCTGTCTTCCAATTGAACACATTGCGCTGGATGTTGCAAGAATGTTAGAGCTGAGCAGGTTGGTTGGCAAACCAGTGAACATCTGCCCTCCTGATCTCATGGTTCATGCTCCTTTTCAACTAGAAGATTTGCTTGACAGAAATGCTATGGGAGTTTTTTTTCAGTTTTTCCATGTAGCTGGATTTTGGCTCCTTTTAGCTCGAACCATAACTACTAAAAGGTTAATCTAGAGTTCATTGAAAACTTCAAATCTTATGACGACAGCATTTCGAACAACCACTAATAATtgcaaataaaataatttcacaaaTTAGACTTATTTAAATTTCTGATGCCATGATTTTGATTCTCAAAATTCCCTCTGATCAATTCAAACAGTAAAAGAACTTGCCAATAAGACAAGATGTGAAGGCCTCACAATTCCAAATAGGAGTTAAGAGTTAGGCATAGGAATCTAGGATGTTTTATGCCTTTAGGGCAAGCTAATTCAATTCACCTAAGAATAATTCCAGccctttttattcaaaatttgaagcTATAAATGTTTGTGAGAGATTAATTTTTTGGCACTATGATCATTTCGTTCATAGGTTACATTCGGTTCAACCATTCAAGAAATAGAATAGATTTGGAATTGAATGTTCCTAGTATAGGTATATAATAATTTACAAGAGAACATATGTTGTCATTATAAAAGAAAATGACCATGCAATAGCTTTTATCGATCCATAACATGGAATTGACAAATGACGTCCTAAATTTCAACACGGGAATGTTTATTCCTTCCTATTCAACGTTGGATGGAATACCAAAAACTTTTGCGTGTGCAAATTTTTTGTAGATTATTATATCCCTATACAATTTCTATTTTATTCCCACGCTATCCATTCAGTCCACCAAATGTAACGTTAGTTCTTCCATCTTTTGTTGATCAGGTAGCTGTGTCCAGAGCCCTCAATGTGATTGGCCTTTCCATAGTTGCACCAGCAATCCAGTCCCTTGTAGCTGACTCAACTGATGAGAGCAACCGTGGTATGGCCTTTGGATGGCCACAGCTAACACGCAACCTTGGCTCAATCATGGGTGGATTCTGTTCAGTATTGATAGCTCCAATAGTTTTCATGGGAATCCCTGGTTGGAGAATTGCTTTCCATCTTGTTGGAATATTCAGCATCTCAGTTGGTGTTTTAGTCCGCCTCTTTGCCAATGATCCACATTATTCCAATGATGCGACTGGAGCTAGTGGTCAACTTCCAGATAAACCCATATGGTCAGAAGTGAAGGACCTGATCCAGGAGGCCAAGTCAGTTATGAAGATTTCATCCTTTCAGATTATTGTAGCTCAGGGTGTCACCGGTTCTTTCCCATGGTCTGCTTTGTCATTTGCGCCCATGTGGTTAGAACTTGTTGGCTTCTCCCATGAGAAAACTGCATTCCTCATTGCCCTCTTTGTGATTGCTGCTTCGCTAGGGGGACTGTTTGGTGGTAGGATGGGGGATCTCCTTTCCAAGCATCTCCCAAATTCTGGTAGGATAATTCTAGCACAGATAAGCTCCGGGTCAGCCATACCTCTTGCAGCATTACTGCTTCTGCTTTTACCCCATGTCCCATCCACAGCAGCCATGCACGGGTTGGTGTTGTTCATCACAGGGTTTTGCATTTCCTGGAATGGTCCTGCTACAAACAAGTAAAGTCTCTCAATTGCACTCTTGTTTTCCTTTAGTCTGCagtttaatataataataaattttgatGACTTTGCATAAGAATAGTCCCAAGAGTTATTCCACTGACATTTATGTGGTGTTTGGTTCGTGACACCTAAGATGCCTTCTGGTGGTGTGATTCTTGAGAATCTTGATAGGGTCATGGCTACAATATTCGGAAAATAAAGGATTCTCATGTTTggtttagaagcatatttttgtTAAATTTATGGGTATGCACTATGCAGTATTCCCATGCTTGGACAAGTGGTACTTTACTACAAAAATCAATAGATAACATGAAGTATGTACTTAAAAATTACTCAACTCATTgaaaatacaatataaaaaaCAATAACTAAAATAAGATTATAAACTATTATGTAGTTCAAAGCTAACTCAATAATGTAACTACTACTACTACAAATAAATATGCAATTCAAATAGGTTATAAATAAGTtagggtatttttggatttttaaaatataagtTGGAAATCCAAATACCCACATTGTAAAATGGGAAAGGTAATGTTAGCATTGAAGAGCTCTGCAGGAGTACTTACCACTTAGTAATGGGATCTCCTATTATAAAATGTGAACCAAATGTGGGAATACGTGGAAATGAATGACAATTCCCAAGACTCATTGGTTGAATCCATGAAGCAAAAGCCATTTCTTAGGCAAATGAAGGAATTAGAAAACTTCCATGGAATTTAAGAGACTAGGCTATCATGCTGGACCAAATCATCACTGAGGCAACCCCAAGGATTaggtaatcctaaaaaaaaataaaatacaaatggGTCATTTATCAGATCTCTAAAATAGCCTTGCAGATGTtaaattgtaaagtcatttctatCATTTAAAGTCCAACATAGGGGTtgtactattcatttggtggctgcacaagtctacaaaggtggctacactattcatttggtggttgcacaagtctacaaaggtggctgcactattcatttggtggttgcACAAGTTTACAAAAGTGGCTGCACTATTTATTTGGTGGTTGCACAAGTCTACAGAGGtggctacactattcatttgacggctttgaaaggaggcttacaaaacccctataaatagggaagtggtggtgaaggaaggtatccatcccaagcatctccaactccaccttaGAGAGAGAAATCAGGTACTCTCCTAAAAAGTATCTCTGTTGTAACTtgtgtttctagtttctcctaatttgagagaagttgtatcattatttttcataatggattccttctactcttaCTCGTGGTTTTTCCCTCAatttgtttgggggttttccacgtaaatcttggtgtcaattcctcttttctaatttcttattttagctgtgtgatactgttcctacccattcaatttcctaacagtggtatcagagcctggggTTACAGCCTTTGGGTTGGGGTTACTATTCACGATACTATTCACACGTGTCACCAGATACTTTTACAGTATTGTGAACGCATACTAGATTTGTTCAAGTATACAGTTCCATTCATTTACGATACTGTTCATGCATACGgtattgatcatagtgaaaaagTGGGAGCCGGTTTAGTGGAGGAGCAGATCTTATCTATTACAATGGCAGCAAAGTACAAAATTGAGAAGTTCAATGGGGGTAATTTCTCCCtttgaaaattgaagatgaaAGCGGTCCTGAAAAAGGACAATTGCTTAGCGGCAATTGGAGACAGACCAACAGGGATAACTAATGAAAAATGGAGCAAGATGGATGACAATGTTGTAGCTAATCTTCATCTAGCATTAGCAGATTCGGTGTTATCAAGCATTGCAGAGAAGaagtcagcaaaagaaatttggaatGCGCTGACAAAGCTCTATGAGGTAAAGTCACTTCACAATAAGATCTTCTTAAAGAGGCGACTCTACTCTCTTCGAATGAGTGAGTCCACATCGGTTATGGACTACATCAACAATCTTAATACGTTGTTCTCCCAATTGACAACGTTAGGCCATAATATTGAGCCAATCGAACGAGCGGAGCTTCTACTCTAAAGTCTGTCAGATTCGTATGATCAACTCATCatcaacattacaaataatattcaGTCAGATAATCTAGTCTTCGATGATGTTGCGGCGACTGTTCTGGAAGAGGAATCGAGAcgcaaaaacaaggaagacagatCGTCTAGTTCTCAACAAGTTGAGGCACTACCGATGACGAGAGGAAGATCAACAGAACGTGGCCCTAGTGGGAGTCACAATCATGGTAGATCAAAGTCAAggagtaagaagaattttaaacgctacaactgtggcaaaagGGGGGTATCTCGAAGGATTGTTGgcataagaagaagaatgcaGGGAAAGCTCCTAAGGAGAATGCTTCTCAAGGATGCACTGCGAGTACTTCCAGTGATGGCGAAATCTTGTACAGCGAAGTGGAAACGATCTCTAAAGGTGGTAAGAAACTTACTGATGTATGGATCATGGACTCAGGAGCAACTTGGCTCATGACCTCTCGCTGAGACTAGTTCCACTCTTATGAACCTGTTTCAGGCGGATCTGTATTCATGGGTAATGATCATGCCTTAGAGATCGCTGGAGTTGGTAATATTAAACTGAAGATGTACGACGGTACAATTCGCACTATTCAAGGGGTACGACATGTGAAGggcttgaagaaaaatttactgtCTCTTGGACAGTTAGATGACCTCAGCTGTAAGACCCTTATTGAAAATGGGATCTTGAAGGTTGTCAAAGGCGTGCTTGTATTGATGAAAGCAGAAAAGATCATGGCAAATCTATACACACTGCTGGGAAATACTATACAACAGGGAGACGCATCAGTTGCATCAACCCAGGAAGAATCAACGATAATGTGGCATCGTAAACTTGGCCACATGTTTGAACATGGTCTGAAGATTCTTTCAGAACGTAATCTTCTTCCCGGACTCAAATCAGTAAGTCTACCTTCCTGTGAGCATTGTGTTACAAGTAAgcaacataaaataaaatttgaaagatctACTGCCAGAAGCAAACACATTCTAGACTTGATTCATTCTGATGTATGGGAATCACCAGTTCCATCCCTAGGAGGAGCGcattattttgtatcatttattgatgactactctaggagaTTATGGGTGTATCCAATCAAGAGGAAGTCAGATGTGTTTCTAGTGTTCAAAGAATTCAAAGCGCAGGTAGAACTTGAATCTGGGAAAAGAATCGAGTGCTTAAGGACAGATAATGGAGGAGAATATAAAGACGGCAATTTTATTTCACTTTGCAAGCAAGAGGGTATTCAAAGGCAGTTCACTATTGCGCATACACCTTAGCAAAATGGCGTAGCAGAGCGAATGAACATAACCATATTGGAAAGGACCAGAGCTATGTTGAAGACTGCAGTCTAGTCAAGTCATTCTGGGCTGAAGCAGTCAGAACcgcttgttatgtgataaatcGATCACCGTCAACAGCAATTGGTTTGAAGACACCAATGGAGATATGGATTGGTAAGCCAACCCAATATTCTTCTCTTCACATATTTGGATGTCCTgcatatgtaatgtataatgccCAGGAAAGAACTAAATTGGACCCAAAGTCTAGGAAATGCATATTCTTGGGTTATGCTGACGGAGTCAAGGGGTATCGCCTGTGGGATCCCACTGCCCGCAAGGTCGTAGTCAGCAGAGATGTGATATTTGTAGAAAATGAAatgcaaaataaagaaaacaacagCACTTCGGAAATGACTACTGTTCagatagaagaaaataaagattaTTCTGAAACCGCACCAGAGCATGAGGAACAAGAATCAAATGAGGCCAATGATACAGAAGTTCGACGTTCAGTACGTGAAACAAGGAAACCATCATGGCACTCAGATTATGTCATGACAAGCAATACTGCATATTGTCTTCTAATAGAAGATGGAGAGCCATCAACTTTCCATGAGGCTATTAGTAGCACTAGTGTTTCTTTATGGATGATAGCAatgcaggaagaaattgaagCCTTGTACAGAAATAATACATGGGAGCTTGTTCCATTATCACATGGACGTAAAGCCATTGGaaataaatgggtctacaagatcaaacGAGATGGTAGTGATTAGGTGGAACGATATCGTGCAAGACTGGTAGTGAAAGAGTATGCTCagaaagaaggtattgattttaaCGAGATATGTTCTCCAGTTGTTAGACTTACTACTATCAGAACTATATTGGCTATGTATGTTGTGTTTGATTTATATCTAAAGCAGTTAGATATGAAAAttgcttttcttcatggagaacttgaagaagaaatttacaTGCTCAAACTagaaggttttgaagaaaaaggaaaagaaaacttggttTGCAAGTTAACCAAATCTCTGTACGGCTTAAAGCAAGCGCCAAGATGTTGGTACAAGAGATTTGATTCTTTCATAATTCGCCTCAGATACAACAGACTCAGTGCAGACCATTGTACGTACTACAAGAGGTTTGgtaataatgatttcattattttattattgtatgtggatgatatgttggttgtaggccccaacaaagaaagagtccaagaattgaaggcacaattggctagggagtttgatatgaaggatttgggaccagCAAACAAGATTTTAAGGATGCAAATTAACCGAGACAGAAAAGACAAGAAGATTTGGCTTtctcaaaagaattatttgaagaaagtCTTGTGACGCTTCAACATGTAAGATTGTAAGCAAATTTCTACCCCAATTCTTGTCAATTATAAATTATCGTCAAGTATGTGTCCTAGCAATGAAGCAAAGAGGACGAAATTGTCTCGAGTGCCGTATGCATTAGCAGTGGGAAGCCTAATGTACGCTATGATTTGTACAAGACCAGATATTGCTCAAGCAGTTGGTACGATCAGTCGGTTCATGGAGAATCTtggtagagagcattggaatgctgtGAAGAGGGTCCTAAGATACATTAAAGGGACCTCAGATGCTGCATTATGTTACGAAGGATCAAAATTTATTGTTAGGGGATATGTTGATTCAAATTTTGCAGGTGATCTTGACAAAAGAAAATCCACTACAGGTTATGTGTTTACTCTTGCAGGAGGAGCAGTAAGTTGGGTATCAAAGTTGCAGACTGTTGTGGCATTGTCTACAATTGAAGCTGAATATATGGTAGCTATGCAGGCTTGCAAGGAGGCAATATGGATTAAAAGACTATTGGAAGAACTCGGGCacaattaagagaaaatttctctATATTATGACAGTCAGAGTGCCTTGCATATTGCAAGGAATCCAGCAATTCACACCAAAGACAACCTAGCAGatgttatgacaaaaccaatcaacACTGACAAGTTCATATGGTGTAGATCTTCTTATGGCTTAACAGAAACGTAAGTGGCATGAAACTGGCAAGACTAGAaaggataaaaaataaaaaataaaaaataaaaaaaggaagggatttgaaaatgactttaagtgggagaatgttaaATTGTAAAATCATTTCTAGCATTTAAAGTCCAACATAGgggttgtactattcatatggtggttgtactatttGTATGGTGGCTGCACAAGTTTACAAAGGTGGTTatactattcatttggtggttgcacaagtctacaaaggtgacTGCACTACTCATTTGGtggctgcacaagtctacaaaggtggctgcactattcatttggtggttgcACAAGCCTACAAAGGTgactgcactattcatttgacgACTTTGAAAGAAGgcttacaaaacccctataaatagggaagtggtggtAAAGGAAGGTATCCATCCTAAGCATCTCCAACTCAACcttagagagagaaatcaagtacttTCCTGCAAAGTATCTCTGTTGTAGCTtgtgtttctagtttctcctaatttgagagaagttgtatcattatttttcatagtggattccttctactcttaCTCGTGGTTTTTCTCTCGATTTGTTtggggttttccacgtaaatcttggtgtcaattcctcttttctaatttcttattttagttgtgtgatactattcctacccattcaatttcctaacagcAGACTCATCAGATACTgaaaaaaaatggcataaatTTGTCCTAGTGCTCAAATTCCTAATGCTTTATATCATGAAATGATGAGATCGTGCACTTTAATCGGCCAAAATTGTTACCTATTTTCACTTACCCTGCATTCGGGAGCATAGATTTCAGGCCTTGGGTTTTGGAGAAAATGTTGTATGAAATTATATTGACTCTCTTTCAgttcacataaattcaaattcaggACCCTAAATTCATGTTCCCAAACATTATCTCAAATTAATTAGTCTACGAAAGTTTGTAACTGTTTGCTAGTTAATTATATTCATAATGTCGCGTGCAGTCCAATTTTTGCAGAGATAGTCCCTGAGAAATCCCGAACATGTATCTATGCCTTGGACCGATCTTTTGAGTCCATACTATCGTCCTTTGCTCCCCCTGTGGTTGGAATACTGGCTCAACATGTTTATGGTTATAAACCAGTCCCTGAAGGGTCGAGTGAGTCTGAAGAGATTGCCACTGATAGAGGGA
The sequence above is a segment of the Malania oleifera isolate guangnan ecotype guangnan chromosome 8, ASM2987363v1, whole genome shotgun sequence genome. Coding sequences within it:
- the LOC131162898 gene encoding uncharacterized protein LOC131162898; the protein is MEYQKLLRVQIFCRLLYPYTISILFPRYPFSPPNVTLVLPSFVDQVAVSRALNVIGLSIVAPAIQSLVADSTDESNRGMAFGWPQLTRNLGSIMGGFCSVLIAPIVFMGIPGWRIAFHLVGIFSISVGVLVRLFANDPHYSNDATGASGQLPDKPIWSEVKDLIQEAKSVMKISSFQIIVAQGVTGSFPWSALSFAPMWLELVGFSHEKTAFLIALFVIAASLGGLFGGRMGDLLSKHLPNSGRIILAQISSGSAIPLAALLLLLLPHVPSTAAMHGLVLFITGFCISWNGPATNNPIFAEIVPEKSRTCIYALDRSFESILSSFAPPVVGILAQHVYGYKPVPEGSSESEEIATDRGNAASLARALYTAIGIPMALCCFIYSFLYCTYPRDRERAQMDALIESEMQHLEDSNDTPAGKEYTQLYLSEIDETNSKDRSIVEMVYEDDSGDFDGNDEQIPLHSQ